The Arachis hypogaea cultivar Tifrunner chromosome 14, arahy.Tifrunner.gnm2.J5K5, whole genome shotgun sequence genome has a segment encoding these proteins:
- the LOC112742922 gene encoding receptor like protein 27-like — translation MDKLHATDSDLSLITDKAAASYDDEEEDNIMVELDSTLEASLFYNKGERPRLEFGFQQLCLFHTIIVKLKNLRHLDLSNAGFCGQIPKGIFHIQTLKTLDVSNNEDLEGSLPEFLQLGQLDTLILSNTNFSGQLVSSISNWKQLSTLDLSNCQFNGTLPDSLSELTNLVHLDLSYNRFSGPIPSFNKSKNLQYLSLLQNELAGTILSTQWEELSNLCIINLGDNFFSGKIPKSLFTIPSLQEFTLSDNGFEGLLDEFQNATASTLELVDLSINKLEGPIPLSLFGLKRLSLLNLSSNKFNGTIHLDTIHKQLPYLSVLGLSNNKLSVEITDDDSSLSSFPNLTNVLLASCNLKKFPSFLKNQPKLFDLDLSSNLIQGPIPEWIWKFDSMVALNLSNNLLTDLEGPLKNPNSSLMMIDLHSNQIRGSIPYFTKYAVHLDLSNNKFSFVPPHIEKYLSFMFFLSLSNNSFQGKIPESFCNCSSIRVLDLSHNNFDGPIPKCLIARNNTLRLLNLAGNKLSGHIYDTIFSSTCNLRYLDLNANLLRGTIPKSLANCRKLEVLNLGNNILSDEFPCFLGNITSLQVLVLRSNRLHGPIDCSHNTSHWKMLRVVDLASNKFIGILPGKLLQSWTAMMDDENYARENGGYLFFNMYDFGHYIHFNDMLALINIAIVKRLAKIFANDPPFMFDDMLNYATKGNQLPYGGTYLDSVTVVNKGMQMKLVKIFSIFTSLDFSSNQFEGSIPEELMSLKALNVLNMSHNAFSGHIPSSLGNLTALESLDLSNNTLFGEIPTEISSLTFLAVLNLSFNHLEGEIPTGTQIQSFDIYSFEGNEGLCGPPLTNNCGDDGVQGLPPEPSASSETHNSIDWNFLSAELGFTFGIGVIILPLIFWKKWRLWYSKHVDDLLWRIIPHLDFVYEQRGQHKYRTLRWISA, via the exons aTGGATAAGCTACATGCAACAGATTCAGATCTCTCTCTCATCACTGACAAAGCCGCTGCAAgctatgatgatgaagaagaagacaacatTATGGTTGAACTTGATTCAACTTTGGAAGCTTCACTCttttataataagggtgaacggcccAGG CTTGAATTTGGCTTTCAACAACTTTGCCTCTTTCATACCATCATTGTAAAGCTGAAGAATTTGAGGCATTTGGACTTATCTAATGCTGGATTTTGCGGCCAAATTCCAAAGGGTATCTTCCACATTCAAACTCTGAAGACGCTTGATGTATCAAATAATGAAGATCTTGAGGGATCCTTACCAGAATTCCTACAACTTGGACAACTTGACACATTGATTCTTAGCAACACAAATTTTTCTGGACAGTTAGTAAGTTCTATTTCTAATTGGAAACAGTTGTCAACTTTAGATCTTTCTAACTGTCAATTCAATGGGACACTTCCTGATTCTTTATCTGAACTCACCAATTTGGTCCATCTAGACTTGTCATACAATAGATTCAGTGGTCCTATTCCATCTTTCAATAAGTCCAAGAATCTCCAATATTTGTCTCTTCTTCAAAATGAACTGGCCGGAACAATTCTTTCTACTCAATGGGAAGAACTTTCAAATCTCTGCATAATCAATTTAGGAGATAACTTCTTTAGTGGTAAGATTCCCAAAAGTCTCTTTACAATTCCATCACTACAAGAATTTACTCTATCTGATAATGGTTTTGAGGGTCTCTTGGATGAATTCCAAAATGCAACAGCTTCCACATTAGAGTTGGTTGATTTGAGTATCAACAAATTAGAAGGGCCTATTCCTTTGTCTTTATTTGGTCTTAAAAGACTTAGCCTCCTCAATCTTTCATCAAATAAATTCAATGGAACTATACATCTAGATACAATTCACAAACAACTACCGTATCTAAGTGTATTAGGCCTTTCAAATAATAAACTGTCAGTTGAAATAACTGATGATGATTCTAGCCTTTCATCCTTTCCTAACCTGACAAATGTATTGTTGGCTTCTTGCAATTTAAAGAAATTTCCAAGTTTCTTGAAGAATCAACCAAAGTTATTTGATTTAGACCTATCCAGCAACTTGATTCAAGGGCCAATACCTGAATGGATCTGGAAATTTGATTCCATGGTTGCCCTGAATCTTTCCAACAATCTTCTCACAGATTTGGAAGGCCCTTTGAAAAATCCGAATTCAAGTCTTATGATGATTGATCTTCACTCCAACCAAATTCGCGGGTCAATTCCATATTTCACAAAATATGCTGTACATTTGGACTTGTCAAACAATAAATTCAGCTTTGTCCCACCTCACATTGAAAAGTATCTTTCCTTCATGTTTTTCCTCTCCTTATCAAACAACAGCTTTCAGGGAAAAATTCCTGAATCCTTTTGTAACTGTTCTTCTATTAGAGTGCTTGATCTTTCACATAATAACTTTGATGGCCCCATTCCCAAGTGTTTGATAGCAAGAAATAATACTCTTAGATTACTGAATCTTGCTGGAAATAAACTCTCAGGTCATATATATGACACAATATTCTCAAGTACATGTAATTTAAGGTATCTTGATCTTAATGCAAATCTACTTAGAGGTACCATACCAAAATCACTAGCCAATTGCCGAAAGCTAGAGGTACTAAACTTGGGAAACAATATTTTGAGTGATGAATTTCCTTGCTTCTTGGGCAACATTACGAGCTTGCAAGTACTAGTTTTAAGGTCGAACAGACTGCATGGACCTATTGATTGCAGCCACAACACAAGTCATTGGAAGATGCTTCGTGTTGTTGATCTAGCCTCAAATAAATTCATCGGCATACTACCTGGAAAACTCTTGCAAAGTTGGACAGCTATGATGGATGATGAAAATTACGCAAGGGAAAATGGAGGCTACTTGTTTTTTAACATGTATGATTTTGGTCATTATATTCATTTCAATGATATGTTAGCACTGATCAACATTGCTATTGTCAAAAGATTGGCCAAGATCTTTGCAAATGACCCTCCTTTTATGTTTGATGACATGTTGAATTATGCAACCAAAGGCAATCAATTGCCATATGGAGGAACCTACTTGGATTCAGTTACAGTTGTCAACAAAGGGATGCAAATGAAGTTGGTCAAAATTTTCTCAATCTTCACTTCCTTGGATTTCTCATCCAACCAATTTGAAGGTTCAATACCAGAAGAGCTTATGAGTTTGAAAGCTCTGAATGTACTCAACATGTCACACAATGCTTTCTCTGGCCACATTCCATCATCCTTAGGAAATTTAACTGCGCTTGAGTCTTTAGACCTATCAAATAACACTTTGTTTGGAGAGATTCCAACAGAGATTTCAAGTTTAACTTTTCTTGCAGTGTTGAATCTATCCTTTAATCATTTGGAGGGGGAAATTCCAACAGGAACACAAATTCAATCTTTTGATATCTATTCCTTTGAAGGCAATGAAGGTTTATGTGGACCTCCTCTAACTAATAATTGTGGCGATGATGGAGTTCAAGGGTTGCCACCAGAACCATCAGCATCTTCTGAAACACATAACTCAATTGATTGGAATTTCTTAAGTGCTGAATTGGGATTCACTTTTGGGATTGGTGTTATCATTCTTCCCCTTATCTTCTGGAAGAAATGGAGATTGTGGTATTCGAAGCATGTGGATGATTTGCTTTGGAGGATCATTCCTCATCTTGATTTCGTATATGAACAACGTGGACAACACAAGTACAGAACTCTAAGGTGGATATCTGCATGA
- the LOC112743696 gene encoding receptor like protein 24-like → MSLHRVLSFLVSFCLINLIISINVHVVTGHSLVHQESLLLHLKESLQFNPVKSKKLVHWNESDSYCQWTGVSCNKGHVIGLDLSEEFITGGLNNSSLFNLHYLQSLNLAYNVFRSPIPSEIKKLKNLKHLNLSNAGFYGQIPKEISYLKNLVTLDLSTPFTSQNTLELKNPNVAIYFQNLTEIKELYLDGVRVSSGGKEWCRGLSLLRKLQVLSMASCNLSGPIDSSLSKLRSLRVIRLNLNNMSSSVPKFFVDFANLTTLQLGNCGLTGVFPKGIFQIQALKILDVSDNEHLQGSLPELLQDGYLLEALNLSNTNFSGQLVSSISNLKHLSTLDLSDCQFNGTLSASLSELAKLVHLDLSFNKFTGFLPSFNKSKNLQYLSLFHNELNGVVSSTLWEGLSNLHTIDLGDNFFSGRVPSTLFTLPSLQELTLSHNEFEGFLDEFPNATNSKLELVDISINKLQGPIPMSFSLLKRLSLLQLSLNQFNGTIKLERFQTLPNLDVLGLSHNNLLVDATTIENNPSLPPFPRLSMLLLASCKLKEFPSFLRNQSQLRLLDLSNNQIHGTIPKWIWKFEFMIILNLSKNFLTDLEKPFENPGSNLLRLDLHSNQLQGTVPMITKYGSHLDYSSNKFNSFPSDIHKYLQFTYLLSFSNNSFGGQIPESFCNSSSLRLLDLSHNNFDGSIPECLTARNDNLRVLNLAGNKLTGHIPDTLSNSCNLRVIDLDSNTLVGAIPKSLAYCQKLQVLNLGNNMLNNEFPCFLGNISTLRVLILRSNRLQGPIRCQHSTNNWEMLHIVDLASNNLTGMVSGSLLQRWTKMMGDDNEAHKRYGSLFFDMFDNHDTIRFKDLITIIDRVIVMKLNQMLVGESPSVVDHLFAYLVTANELGGRYLDSVTVVNKGSHRNFITVPSIFTALDLSSNHLEGSIPEELVNLRALHVLNLSHNAFSGHIPSSIGNLMNLESMDLSYNNLSGRIPTEISSLYFLSVLNLSFNHLVGEIPTGSQIQTFDAYSFEGNDGLCGLPLTKNCGENGIKEPLSPSSEKKTLINWSFLSVELGFTFGFGLIILPLIFWKRWRLWYCKNMDDLLHKIFPQLEFVYEQLGEQRCDGAVKEIGGTDWGEGNRWDRFLGEGRLKSVAPIGDPLPHVAHAAGSPGVARDRFPYTPLSFTRYNTLSFTLNFPFLLTLNPTPSP, encoded by the exons ATGAGTCTTCATCGAGTCTTGTCCTTCTTAGTATCCTTTTGTTTGATAAACTTGATAATTAGTATCAATGTTCATGTTGTGACCGGCCATAGTCTTGTTCACCAAGAATCCTTACTTCTCCATTTGAAAGAAAGCCTTCAATTCAACCCTGTCAAATCCAAAAAACTAGTTCATTGGAATGAAAGTGATAGTTATTGTCAATGGACGGGAGTATCATGCAACAAGGGACATGTAATTGGTCTTGATTTGAGTGAGGAATTTATCACTGGAGGTTTAAACAATTCAAGTCTCTTCAACCTGCACTATCTGCAGAGTTTGAATTTGGCTTACAATGTCTTTCGCTCTCCAATTCCTTCTGAGATCAAGAAGCTAAAGAATTTGAAGCATTTGAACTTGTCAAATGCTGGTTTTTATGGACAAATTCCGAAAGAGATCTCTTACCTCAAAAATCTGGTCACTTTGGACTTGTCCACTCCATTTACCTCACAAAATACTCTAGAACTCAAGAATCCGAATGTAGCGATCTATTTCCAGAATCTTACTGAGATCAAAGAACTCTATTTGGATGGTGTAAGAGTATCTAGTGGCGGAAAGGAGTGGTGCCGAGGCTTATCGTTGTTGCGAAAGCTACAAGTCTTGAGCATGGCATCATGCAACTTATCAGGGCCAATTGATTCTTCACTTTCAAAACTTCGCTCGCTTCGAGTGATTCGACTCAACTTGAATAATATGTCAAGTTCTGTGCCAAAATTCTTTGTTGATTTCGCTAATTTGACAACCTTGCAACTCGGTAATTGCGGCCTGACTGGTGTCTTTCCAAAGGGTATCTTCCAAATTCAAGCACTGAAGATTCTTGATGTATCTGACAATGAacatctccaaggatctttgccagAACTCCTGCAAGATGGATATCTTCTAGAAGCATTGAATCTCAGCAATACAAATTTCTCTGGGCAGTTAGTAAGTTCTATTTCAAATTTGAAGCATTTGTCAACTTTAGATCTATCTGACTGCCAATTTAATGGGACACTCTCTGCTTCTTTATCCGAACTCGCGAAGTTGGTCCATTTGGACTTGTCATTCAATAAATTCACTGGTTTTCTTCCATCTTTTAACAAGTCCAAGAATCTCCAATATTTGTCCCTATTTCACAATGAATTGAACGGAGttgtttcttctactctttgGGAAGGACTTTCAAATCTCCACACAATTGATTTAGGTGATAACTTCTTCAGTGGGAGAGTTCCTTCAACTCTCTTCACACTTCCATCTTTACAAGAGCTTACCCTGTCTCATAATGAATTTGAAGGTTTCTTGGATGAATTCCCAAATGCAACAAACTCCAAGTTAGAATTGGTTGATATAAGTATCAACAAATTACAAGGGCCTATTCCTATGTCGTTTTCTCTTCTTAAAAGACTTAGCTTGCTCCAACTTTCACTGAATCAATTCAATGGCACCATAAAGCTTGAGAGATTTCAGACACTACCAAATCTAGATGTTTTAGGCCTTTCACATAATAACTTGTTAGTTGATGCAACAACCATTGAGAATAATCCTAGCCTTCCTCCATTTCCTAGATTATCAATGTTGTTGTTAGCTTCCTGCAAGTTAAAGGAATTCCCAAGTTTCTTGCGAAATCAATCCCAGTTGCGGCTTCTAGACCTTTCCAACAACCAAATTCATGGAACAATTCCTAAATGGATTTGGAAGTTTGAGTTCATGATTATCTTGAATCTTTCCAAGAATTTTCTCACAGACTTGGAAAAACCCTTTGAAAATCCAGGGTCTAATCTTCTCCGGCTTGATCTTCACTCGAACCAACTTCAGGGGACGGTTCCAATGATCACGAAATATGGATCACATTTGGACTattcaagcaacaaattcaactctTTCCCAAGTGACATTCACAAGTATCTTCAGTTCAcatatttactttcattttcaaaCAACAGCTTTGGTGGACAAATTCCTGAATCCTTTTGCAACAGTTCTTCTCTCCGGTTGCTCGATCTTTCCCATAACAACTTTGATGGCTCAATTCCTGAGTGTTTGACAGCAAGAAACGATAATCTTCGAGTATTGAATCTTGCTGGAAACAAACTCACAGGTCATATTCCTGATACACTCTCCAATTCATGTAATTTGAGAGTTATTGATCTTGATTCAAACACCTTGGTTGGTGCTATTCCAAAGTCTCTGGCTTACTGTCAAAAGCTTCAAGTCTTGAACCTGGGAAACAATATGCTCAACAATGAATTCCCATGCTTTCTAGGCAACATTTCCACCCTCCGAGTTCTGATTTTAAGGTCGAACCGACTCCAAGGTCCTATCAGATGCCAACATAGCACTAACAATTGGGAGATGCTTCATATTGTTGATCTAGCCTCCAATAATTTGACTGGTATGGTATCTGGATCTCTCTTGCAGAGATGGACTAAAATGATGGGTGATGATAATGAAGCTCATAAAAGATATGGAAGTTTGTTCTTTGACATGTTTGATAATCATGATACCATACGTTTTAAGGATTTGATCACTATCATTGACAGAGTCATAGTAATGAAATTGAATCAAATGTTAGTAGGAGAATCTCCTTCTGTGGTGGATCACTTGTTTGCTTATCTTGTGACTGCGAATGAACTCGGAGGCCGATATTTGGATTCAGTTACAGTTGTCAACAAAGGGTCACATAGAAATTTCATCACAGTTCCTTCCATCTTTACTGCATTGGATCTCTCATCCAACCACCTTGAAGGTTCAATTCCTGAAGAGCTTGTGAATTTGAGAGCACTTCATGTTCTTAACTTGTCACACAATGCATTTTCTGGTCACATTCCATCTTCTATAGGAAACTTGATGAATCTTGAATCCATGGATCTATCGTATAACAATTTGAGTGGAAGGATCCCTACTGAGATTTCAAGTCTATATTTTCTTTCAGTGTTGAATCTCTCTTTCAATCATTTGGTGGGGGAAATTCCAACAGGTTCCCAGATTCAAACTTTTGATGCATACTCCTTTGAAGGTAATGATGGGTTATGCGGCCTTCCATTAACCAAGAATTGTGGTGAAAATGGAATCAAAGAACCATTGTCACCATCTTCTGAAAAGAAAACTTTAATTAACTGGAGTTTCTTAAGTGTTGAGTTGGGATTCACATTTGGGTTTGGACTTATTATCCTTCCTCTTATTTTTTGGAAGAGATGGAGACTATGGTATTGCAAGAACATGGATGATTTACTTCACAAGATCTTTCCTCAACTTGAGTTTGTTTATGAGCAACTAGGAGAGCAAAG ATGTGACGGCGCCGTGAAAgaaatcggtggcaccgattgGGGGGAAGGAAATCGGTGGGACCGATTTCTGGGAGAGGGACGTCTgaaatcggtggcaccgattgGTGACCCCTTGCCACACGTCGCACATGCAGCTGGCTCCCCTGGTGTGGCCCGTGACCGTTTCCCCTATACCCCTCTCTCTTTCACACGGTACAACACTCTCTCTTTCACTCTCAACTTTCCCTTTCTTCTTACTCTCAACCCCACTCCTTCACCATAG